In Streptomyces nojiriensis, one genomic interval encodes:
- the def gene encoding peptide deformylase yields MAQQENEVVEGVNDGYVVDTEDCEARELAHRQRGTARPITVVGNPVLHRECKDVTEFGDELAQLIDDMFASQKAAEGVGLAANQIGVDAKVFVYDCPDDDGKRHTGVVVNPKLIELPAAARVLDDSNEGCLSVPTAYAALARPDYAEVEGQDAQGNPIKVRGTGYFARCLQHETDHLYGYLYIDRLSKRDRKDALRQMEEGTPRYETVPNA; encoded by the coding sequence ATGGCGCAGCAGGAGAACGAGGTTGTCGAGGGCGTGAACGACGGGTACGTCGTGGACACCGAGGACTGTGAGGCGCGCGAGCTCGCCCACCGTCAGCGCGGTACGGCCCGTCCGATCACCGTGGTCGGCAACCCGGTCCTGCACCGGGAGTGCAAGGACGTCACCGAGTTCGGCGACGAGCTGGCGCAGCTGATCGACGACATGTTCGCCAGCCAGAAGGCCGCCGAGGGCGTGGGCCTGGCCGCGAACCAGATCGGCGTGGACGCCAAGGTCTTCGTCTACGACTGCCCGGACGACGACGGCAAGCGGCACACCGGTGTCGTCGTCAACCCGAAGCTGATCGAGCTGCCGGCCGCCGCGCGCGTGCTGGACGACTCGAACGAGGGCTGCCTGTCGGTCCCGACGGCCTACGCCGCGCTGGCCCGCCCGGACTACGCCGAGGTCGAGGGCCAGGACGCCCAGGGCAACCCGATCAAGGTGCGCGGCACCGGCTACTTCGCCCGCTGCCTGCAGCACGAGACCGACCACCTGTACGGCTACCTGTACATCGACCGCCTCTCGAAGCGGGACCGCAAGGACGCCCTCCGCCAGATGGAAGAGGGCACCCCGCGCTACGAGACCGTCCCCAACGCCTGA
- a CDS encoding helix-turn-helix domain-containing protein, protein MLTNVAVALVDGVAPFELGIFCEVFGIDRSDMGVPVYDFAVCAAEEGPLTVGGGAFGITPAHGLERLEEADLVCLPAANDAGVRIYPEPLLEALRRAVDRGARVLSVCSGAYILGAAGLLDGRRCTTHWMHAAALTRRFPRAVVDPDVLYVDEGSVITAAGTASGIDACLHVVRQEHGAEVANIIARRMVVPPHRDGGQAQFIQRPLPRTACDTVGEVIEWMARHLDEEITVEQLAERAHMSPRTFARRFLQETGTTPYKWVLRQRVLLAQELLESTGETVDAIAGRCGFGNAAALRHHFLRTLGTTPNSFRRAFRGPQAA, encoded by the coding sequence ATGCTGACCAACGTGGCCGTGGCCCTCGTCGACGGAGTCGCCCCCTTCGAGCTGGGGATCTTCTGCGAGGTGTTCGGAATCGATCGCAGTGACATGGGCGTGCCGGTGTACGACTTCGCCGTGTGCGCGGCGGAGGAGGGGCCCCTGACCGTGGGCGGGGGCGCCTTCGGGATCACCCCCGCGCACGGGCTGGAGCGACTGGAGGAGGCCGACCTCGTCTGCCTGCCCGCCGCCAATGACGCCGGCGTACGGATCTACCCCGAGCCCCTGCTGGAGGCCCTGCGCCGGGCCGTGGACCGGGGTGCGCGGGTCCTGAGCGTGTGCAGCGGGGCCTACATCCTCGGCGCCGCCGGGCTGCTGGACGGCCGCCGGTGCACCACGCACTGGATGCACGCCGCGGCCCTGACCCGCCGCTTCCCGCGGGCCGTCGTCGACCCGGACGTGCTCTACGTCGACGAGGGCTCGGTGATCACCGCCGCCGGCACGGCCTCGGGCATCGACGCGTGCCTGCACGTGGTCCGCCAGGAGCACGGGGCCGAGGTGGCCAACATCATCGCGCGCAGGATGGTCGTACCGCCGCACCGGGACGGCGGGCAGGCCCAGTTCATCCAGCGGCCGCTGCCGCGCACGGCCTGTGACACGGTGGGCGAGGTGATCGAGTGGATGGCCCGCCACCTGGACGAGGAGATCACCGTCGAGCAGCTCGCGGAGCGCGCGCACATGTCCCCGCGGACCTTCGCCCGCCGCTTCCTCCAGGAGACCGGCACCACCCCGTACAAGTGGGTGCTGCGCCAGCGGGTCCTGCTGGCGCAGGAGCTGCTGGAGTCGACCGGTGAGACGGTGGACGCGATCGCCGGCCGCTGCGGCTTCGGCAACGCGGCCGCCCTGCGCCACCACTTCCTGCGGACCCTGGGCACCACGCCGAACTCGTTCCGGCGCGCCTTCCGGGGCCCGCAGGCCGCCTAG